The proteins below come from a single Demetria terragena DSM 11295 genomic window:
- a CDS encoding alkyl/aryl-sulfatase encodes MSTPREASPTIRAHQQRMREALPFSDEQDFEDANRGFIAKRSPNAITDDAGKVVWDNDTYDFLQGEAPDTVNPSLWRQSRLNAIQGLFEVVPGIYQVRGFDLANVTFIEGDEGVLVLDPLVTEETAAAALALYRENRGDKAVTGVLFTHPHVDHFGGVRGVVSQEDVDSGKVPVIAPAEFSEHAASENVYAGTAMARRSAYQFGAALARGPQGAVGAGLAQTVSTGNITLISPTLDITKTGQEETVDGVHMVFQMAPGSEAPAEFLVYFPDHKALCTAEDATHTLHNILTLRGALVRDPHAWAGYLTETIDLWGGEAEIVFASHHWPMWGKDRVVTFLTEQRDLYAYLHDQTLRLINKGWTGSEIAEHLPLPPALDQAWHARGYYGSVSHNLKAIYQRYMGWYDGNPAHLWLHPPVEQGKRYIMLAGGADAIVTNAQEAFDAGDYRWAAEILSHVVFAEPKYQAARDLLADTFEQLGYGAENGIWRNAYLSGATELRDGGFGTPTVAASADVISALTPEMLFDAIAIQVDGPKAWDLVLTIGVVLTDTDTRYRLTLRNGVLTYTSAAQPDEADVTLTTTARALPAIAMGGLSAEGMKQAGIEVTGDASVLAQLAGVLDPGDPDFAIVTP; translated from the coding sequence GTGTCTACTCCCCGTGAAGCAAGCCCCACAATCCGCGCCCACCAGCAGCGCATGCGCGAGGCGCTTCCCTTTTCAGACGAACAGGATTTCGAGGACGCCAACCGCGGCTTCATTGCCAAGCGGTCCCCAAACGCGATCACCGACGATGCGGGCAAGGTCGTGTGGGACAACGACACTTACGACTTTCTGCAGGGTGAAGCACCCGACACGGTTAACCCGAGCCTGTGGCGCCAGTCGCGCCTCAACGCGATTCAGGGGCTGTTCGAGGTCGTACCCGGCATCTATCAGGTACGCGGCTTCGACCTGGCAAACGTGACCTTCATCGAGGGCGACGAAGGCGTCCTCGTTCTCGACCCCTTGGTCACCGAGGAGACGGCCGCCGCAGCCTTGGCGCTGTATCGCGAGAACCGTGGCGATAAGGCGGTCACGGGCGTGCTCTTTACGCACCCGCACGTCGACCACTTCGGTGGTGTGCGCGGGGTTGTGTCTCAAGAGGACGTCGACTCAGGCAAGGTGCCGGTCATCGCGCCCGCAGAGTTCAGCGAGCACGCCGCCTCGGAGAATGTCTACGCCGGGACCGCCATGGCCCGCAGGTCGGCCTACCAGTTCGGTGCCGCGCTCGCCCGTGGACCGCAGGGAGCCGTCGGCGCCGGTCTCGCACAGACCGTCTCGACGGGCAACATCACCTTGATCTCCCCCACGCTCGACATCACCAAGACCGGGCAAGAGGAAACGGTCGATGGGGTGCATATGGTCTTCCAGATGGCGCCAGGTTCGGAGGCGCCAGCCGAGTTCCTCGTCTACTTCCCCGACCACAAAGCGCTGTGCACCGCGGAGGATGCGACGCATACGTTGCACAACATCCTGACCTTGCGCGGGGCATTGGTACGCGACCCACACGCCTGGGCTGGCTATCTCACCGAGACGATCGACCTGTGGGGCGGCGAAGCAGAGATTGTCTTTGCCTCGCACCACTGGCCGATGTGGGGCAAGGACCGGGTCGTGACGTTCTTGACCGAGCAGCGCGACCTCTACGCCTACCTCCACGATCAGACCCTGCGGTTGATCAACAAGGGATGGACCGGCTCAGAGATCGCCGAACACCTCCCGCTGCCACCGGCGCTGGACCAGGCCTGGCACGCGCGCGGCTACTACGGTTCAGTCAGTCACAACCTCAAAGCGATCTATCAGCGCTACATGGGGTGGTACGACGGAAACCCGGCCCACCTGTGGCTGCACCCGCCGGTCGAGCAGGGCAAGCGCTACATCATGCTCGCCGGGGGCGCTGACGCGATCGTCACCAATGCCCAGGAAGCCTTCGATGCGGGCGACTACCGTTGGGCCGCAGAGATTCTCAGCCATGTCGTCTTCGCCGAGCCCAAGTACCAAGCGGCGCGCGACCTGCTCGCGGACACCTTCGAGCAACTCGGATACGGCGCCGAGAACGGCATCTGGCGCAACGCGTATCTCTCCGGCGCGACCGAGTTGCGGGACGGCGGCTTCGGCACCCCGACCGTGGCGGCGTCAGCCGATGTCATCTCAGCGCTCACGCCGGAGATGCTCTTCGACGCGATCGCAATTCAGGTCGATGGCCCGAAGGCGTGGGACCTCGTACTCACGATCGGAGTCGTGCTCACTGACACGGACACCCGCTATCGGCTCACGCTACGCAATGGGGTTCTCACCTATACCTCAGCGGCGCAGCCGGACGAGGCGGACGTGACGTTGACGACGACCGCGCGGGCGTTGCCTGCCATCGCCATGGGCGGGCTATCGGCCGAGGGTATGAAGCAGGCCGGGATCGAGGTCACCGGCGATGCCTCGGTACTGGCCCAGCTCGCTGGCGTACTCGACCCCGGCGACCCAGACTTCGCGATCGTGACGCCCTAA
- a CDS encoding putative immunity protein codes for MPCESHTPRVTLTLDELRAVSAFNLACALQVIDLFETAVPLDTRPREALAAAEAFVRGGQRSQAQRTCATAAHRAAKEASSPAARHAAMAAGDAAASAYLHPLADAAQVGHILRGPAHTVLALQCRPHDPLARADAESAALLGVPTTVADVLGRYPRVDAAKGEVTEVMRSLDERLREPARQAPLSPESDIANQR; via the coding sequence ATGCCATGCGAGAGCCACACTCCTCGCGTCACCCTGACTCTGGATGAACTCCGGGCTGTGAGCGCGTTCAATCTTGCGTGCGCACTTCAGGTCATCGATCTCTTCGAGACTGCCGTGCCGCTCGACACTCGTCCGCGTGAGGCGCTGGCCGCAGCCGAGGCATTCGTACGCGGCGGGCAACGATCACAAGCACAACGAACCTGCGCGACGGCGGCTCATCGTGCGGCCAAGGAGGCGTCTTCGCCGGCTGCCCGGCACGCGGCCATGGCGGCCGGGGATGCTGCCGCGTCGGCGTACCTTCATCCGCTGGCCGACGCCGCTCAGGTCGGCCACATTCTGCGTGGACCTGCCCACACCGTGCTCGCTTTGCAGTGCCGACCTCACGATCCGTTGGCGCGCGCGGACGCTGAGAGTGCCGCGCTGCTGGGCGTGCCCACGACCGTCGCGGACGTTCTCGGCCGTTATCCGCGGGTCGATGCGGCGAAGGGAGAGGTCACGGAGGTCATGCGAAGTTTGGACGAGCGCCTCCGTGAGCCTGCGCGACAAGCGCCTCTTTCACCCGAGTCTGACATAGCAAACCAACGGTGA
- a CDS encoding TOBE domain-containing protein, protein MRLSARNQIQGTVTEVNTGAVTTTVKVELAGGDVVTSSITKEAADELGVALGGKVTIVVKASDVLLATD, encoded by the coding sequence ATGAGACTCAGCGCACGCAACCAAATTCAGGGCACCGTCACCGAGGTCAACACCGGCGCCGTGACCACCACCGTCAAGGTCGAACTTGCCGGCGGAGATGTCGTGACCTCCTCCATCACCAAGGAAGCAGCCGACGAACTCGGTGTCGCCCTTGGCGGCAAGGTCACCATCGTGGTGAAGGCGAGCGACGTACTGCTCGCGACCGACTGA
- a CDS encoding AAA family ATPase → MAEPQHLVVIRGNSASGKSSLARELQLAMGRGTANVGQDHLRRIVLREHDVPNGDNITLISETVRFCLRIGYHVIVEGILFSEHYGDMLRNLIAEHDGQRHVFYLDVSLSETLRRHASRPLASEVTADTLCQWYVPDDVLGIPGEVVLDGDQTPHLQGLVDMVSEHIGPVLPRDPGMGARFG, encoded by the coding sequence ATGGCAGAGCCTCAGCATCTTGTCGTGATTCGAGGGAACTCAGCGTCGGGGAAGTCCAGCCTGGCGCGAGAGTTGCAGTTGGCGATGGGCCGAGGTACGGCGAACGTCGGTCAGGACCACCTCCGCCGGATCGTGCTGCGGGAACACGACGTACCCAATGGGGACAACATCACGCTGATTTCAGAGACGGTTCGCTTCTGTCTGCGGATCGGCTACCACGTCATCGTGGAAGGGATTCTGTTCTCCGAGCACTACGGCGACATGCTTCGAAACCTGATCGCCGAGCACGACGGCCAGCGCCACGTTTTCTATCTGGATGTCTCCCTGAGCGAAACGTTGCGTCGGCACGCCAGTCGACCGCTCGCGTCCGAGGTCACGGCGGACACGCTTTGCCAGTGGTATGTCCCGGACGACGTTCTCGGTATTCCTGGCGAGGTCGTGCTGGACGGCGACCAGACCCCTCATCTGCAGGGACTGGTGGACATGGTCTCCGAACACATCGGTCCAGTCCTGCCTCGCGACCCTGGGATGGGCGCACGATTCGGTTAA
- a CDS encoding DUF6624 domain-containing protein, whose translation MGGPSGPPISLRDDAMQRIPLPFLRVGDDSLATEAVVSGPSDSIWATYEQAFGADLNLLAHDLGETLCPGALRLADVAYAESAMALGLIQRGRHDLADWRRTQVLRSVRAALECYARDRMTAGGRVTGLTVLPTESHHGARRPILIRTERDGAWMLKERPAAGEQEILGPDGAFALLNVLSQGTIRLPLLEIERSSELPDLSWQRYVAAPESTTTIDGVVAAQIGPDAARATWLAAGWLAGACAALGVTDLGEDNVLTREHAGMLELLPIDTELLLHPGMGLHRTMLTRDGRASSNHHTGIETSPRACTGGGPIVHVNQSGAVVRRDRSCRRTSSRSLIANSDGSVGYARSLTDFVRGIVDAWVVTAQHRDAVASTLHEKLPRTRYLTRPTAIYTDALAAWLAGEVEDPCHALMGDPPNPQEAAQLRDGDVPYLVRDVDSAEIDRWRDGLTLSSLGPVVRDAVEYVRDALPALSVDVGTGVHILLTPHSRQGRASVTLPGSDRIIVFTWDDSRVRLELPEPRAALPDEFTDRLLRIQRTDGHLRNLWTATEFTDDDLRVKLDRLTASALTWLEDVIRHYGWPGADLVGEDAARAAAQLVQHATDADRQGHLVDSMLDAALLGRVAWADMAGALDSLAVLRKQPQFFGTKFEKGPDGSLRPYQLADPARIEDIRSAAGLEPLDDYRARLNHYLTQQSTEGVNR comes from the coding sequence ATGGGCGGACCAAGTGGTCCGCCCATCTCGTTGCGTGATGACGCGATGCAGCGAATTCCATTGCCGTTCCTCAGAGTCGGAGATGACAGTCTTGCCACCGAGGCGGTGGTGAGTGGCCCTTCCGATTCGATCTGGGCTACATACGAGCAGGCCTTCGGCGCCGACCTGAACCTCCTCGCGCACGACCTCGGCGAAACGTTGTGCCCCGGTGCGCTGCGGCTTGCCGACGTCGCATACGCCGAGAGCGCGATGGCGCTGGGGCTCATCCAGCGCGGCAGGCACGATCTCGCGGACTGGCGCCGGACGCAGGTTCTGCGCTCGGTGCGCGCCGCCCTGGAGTGCTACGCCCGCGATCGAATGACCGCTGGTGGACGCGTCACCGGGCTGACGGTGCTCCCGACCGAGTCCCACCACGGCGCTCGTCGACCGATCCTGATCCGAACTGAGCGAGACGGCGCGTGGATGCTCAAAGAGCGACCCGCCGCGGGTGAGCAGGAAATTCTTGGGCCAGACGGCGCATTCGCCCTTCTGAATGTGCTCAGCCAGGGCACGATTCGCTTGCCCTTACTGGAAATCGAACGCTCCAGCGAACTGCCTGACCTGAGTTGGCAGCGCTATGTCGCTGCCCCCGAGTCGACGACCACGATCGACGGCGTCGTGGCAGCACAGATAGGGCCGGACGCCGCCCGCGCGACGTGGCTGGCGGCTGGGTGGCTGGCCGGGGCGTGCGCGGCGCTCGGTGTCACTGACCTCGGCGAAGACAATGTGCTCACCCGTGAGCATGCCGGCATGCTCGAACTCCTCCCCATCGACACAGAATTGCTCTTGCACCCTGGCATGGGGCTGCACCGCACGATGTTGACCCGCGACGGCCGCGCCTCCTCAAACCATCACACCGGTATCGAGACCTCGCCCCGGGCGTGCACCGGCGGTGGGCCCATCGTGCACGTCAACCAATCCGGAGCCGTGGTGCGCAGAGACCGGTCGTGCCGGCGCACCTCCAGTCGGTCGCTCATCGCGAACTCCGACGGCAGTGTCGGATATGCACGCTCGCTGACGGACTTCGTGCGCGGCATCGTCGATGCGTGGGTAGTGACCGCTCAGCATCGCGACGCAGTCGCATCGACCCTGCACGAAAAATTGCCTCGAACCCGCTACCTCACACGGCCGACAGCGATCTACACCGACGCCCTCGCCGCCTGGCTCGCGGGCGAAGTCGAGGACCCCTGCCATGCCCTGATGGGTGACCCTCCCAACCCGCAGGAGGCCGCGCAGCTGCGCGACGGTGACGTGCCGTACCTGGTGCGGGATGTCGACTCGGCTGAGATCGACCGCTGGCGCGATGGCCTGACCCTCAGTTCTCTCGGGCCGGTGGTGCGGGACGCCGTGGAGTACGTCCGCGATGCTCTCCCAGCGCTGAGCGTCGACGTCGGCACCGGTGTGCACATACTGCTGACGCCGCACTCGCGACAGGGCCGGGCGAGCGTGACCCTCCCCGGCAGCGATCGCATCATCGTCTTCACGTGGGACGACAGCCGTGTCCGCCTCGAGCTGCCCGAGCCCAGGGCCGCGTTGCCAGATGAGTTCACGGACCGACTGCTGCGCATACAACGCACCGACGGTCATCTTCGAAACCTCTGGACCGCAACAGAATTCACTGACGACGACCTGCGAGTAAAGCTCGACCGACTCACCGCGTCAGCTCTTACCTGGCTGGAAGACGTGATCCGCCACTACGGTTGGCCCGGGGCCGATCTGGTCGGTGAAGACGCCGCGCGCGCCGCCGCCCAGCTCGTGCAGCACGCCACCGACGCCGACCGCCAAGGCCATCTCGTCGACTCGATGCTCGATGCCGCATTGCTGGGCCGAGTCGCATGGGCAGATATGGCGGGCGCGCTGGACAGCCTGGCCGTCCTACGCAAGCAACCCCAGTTCTTCGGGACCAAGTTCGAGAAGGGACCGGACGGGTCGTTGCGGCCGTACCAGTTGGCCGATCCCGCCCGGATCGAGGACATCCGCTCCGCGGCCGGACTCGAACCGCTCGATGACTACCGCGCACGCCTCAATCACTATCTGACGCAGCAATCGACAGAAGGGGTAAACAGATGA
- a CDS encoding JmjC domain-containing protein yields the protein MTVPIAVENGLDWDLFVERYWDREPVLIKQPHPAPFDLDTAFAAAQAASATLNSSILLTVDGVSRTLTKDLLPRADDAGFAEYAARMRRERPELTYSLLVAAFHSYSSALWSQERDFLMPLWDRVGLPLTGAITTLFHGPYAATPVGVHLDRFATFMFLVQGRKRMRFWREQPWTEQVSSMQDYAHLLESSFVVEPDIGDLLYWPANFYHVGEGADADAATSVNIGLPRTEHRLRYDIERLVADLTTDSLMNRGPTSQVGMPAVAEPLHVALPQADGAISGVPTAITAAYEQFAESLRESRVREASDLYWTSAGLQPMPDAD from the coding sequence ATGACCGTGCCCATCGCTGTGGAGAACGGCTTGGACTGGGACCTCTTCGTCGAGCGCTACTGGGACCGTGAGCCCGTGCTGATCAAGCAGCCACACCCCGCGCCGTTTGATCTCGACACCGCCTTTGCCGCGGCTCAGGCCGCCAGTGCCACCCTCAACTCCAGCATCTTGCTTACGGTCGACGGCGTCAGTCGCACCTTGACCAAAGATCTCCTGCCCCGCGCTGACGACGCAGGCTTCGCCGAGTACGCGGCTCGCATGCGTCGCGAGCGTCCCGAGTTGACCTACTCGCTGCTCGTGGCTGCGTTCCATTCCTACAGTTCAGCCTTGTGGTCGCAGGAGAGAGATTTTCTGATGCCGTTGTGGGATCGCGTCGGGCTACCACTCACCGGCGCGATCACCACCCTCTTCCACGGGCCGTATGCCGCGACACCCGTCGGCGTCCACCTAGACCGCTTCGCGACCTTCATGTTCCTGGTCCAGGGCCGCAAACGGATGCGCTTCTGGCGGGAGCAACCGTGGACCGAGCAGGTGAGTTCGATGCAGGACTATGCCCACCTGCTCGAGAGTTCTTTCGTCGTGGAGCCTGACATCGGAGACTTGCTCTATTGGCCTGCAAACTTTTATCACGTCGGCGAGGGCGCGGACGCTGACGCAGCCACGAGCGTCAATATCGGGCTGCCCCGGACCGAGCACCGGTTGCGCTATGACATCGAGCGTCTCGTCGCGGACCTGACGACTGACTCACTGATGAATCGCGGTCCCACGTCCCAAGTCGGCATGCCGGCGGTGGCGGAGCCTTTACACGTTGCGCTCCCCCAGGCCGATGGAGCAATCTCCGGGGTGCCGACGGCGATCACCGCTGCGTACGAGCAATTCGCCGAGAGCCTGCGGGAGAGCCGCGTCCGGGAAGCCTCCGACCTGTACTGGACGTCCGCCGGACTTCAGCCCATGCCCGACGCCGACTAA
- a CDS encoding glycosyl hydrolase family 32, which translates to MSLSRRQVLTAGAGLTAGAGLAAAGIGTSSSARADGPTVSAGTFKRIYDPSVGTQQWYINDHTFVRGDDGWHLFGITHPEPANAEDERQFAHATAPTLEGPWTRQDPALTYDPGYGETVLWAPHVIKHADTYYMFYCGGGYDHSRFAINLATSTDLWTWQRHAGGTLFRDGYDARDPFVMRHADQWVMYYTATSYSGGGNHTVMARTSSDLINWSESQAVFTDAKSGTWGGETESPYVVQRDGRWYLFIGPRGGYVGTDVFVSDDPFAFTTAGLCGHLASHAAEIINDGNSWWASHSGWGQGGVSLAPLSWS; encoded by the coding sequence GTGAGTCTCTCTCGACGGCAGGTGTTGACCGCCGGAGCGGGTTTGACCGCTGGAGCGGGCCTGGCTGCCGCCGGGATCGGTACGTCATCGTCAGCCCGTGCGGACGGGCCGACGGTGAGCGCCGGGACGTTCAAGCGGATCTACGATCCCAGCGTCGGCACCCAGCAGTGGTACATCAACGATCACACCTTCGTTCGGGGTGACGACGGATGGCACCTGTTCGGGATCACCCACCCCGAGCCGGCAAACGCGGAGGACGAGCGCCAGTTCGCGCACGCGACGGCTCCAACCCTTGAGGGACCGTGGACCCGTCAAGACCCAGCGTTGACCTATGACCCGGGCTACGGCGAAACCGTCCTGTGGGCACCGCACGTGATCAAGCACGCCGACACGTACTACATGTTCTACTGCGGCGGTGGGTACGACCACTCGCGGTTCGCGATCAACCTCGCGACCTCGACTGACCTGTGGACCTGGCAACGCCACGCGGGTGGAACGCTCTTCCGCGATGGCTACGACGCCCGGGACCCCTTCGTCATGCGGCACGCCGATCAATGGGTCATGTACTACACCGCGACGTCCTATTCGGGAGGTGGTAACCACACCGTCATGGCCAGGACCAGTTCGGACCTGATCAATTGGAGCGAGTCTCAGGCGGTCTTCACCGACGCGAAGTCGGGCACGTGGGGTGGTGAAACCGAGTCGCCGTACGTCGTCCAGCGCGACGGCAGGTGGTATCTGTTCATCGGTCCACGCGGTGGCTACGTCGGGACGGACGTCTTCGTGAGCGATGACCCGTTTGCCTTCACCACCGCAGGGTTGTGTGGGCATCTAGCGAGCCACGCCGCGGAGATCATCAACGACGGAAATAGTTGGTGGGCTTCGCATTCCGGATGGGGACAGGGCGGGGTCAGCCTCGCACCGCTGTCCTGGAGTTAG
- a CDS encoding LGFP repeat-containing protein, producing MAIHLSRRSLIIGATAIPLGAAAVATSSTANAAESLGREDVLNRARHRIAMAPPYVSSNSSLSEGYRTDCSGFVAYAWASAAPGAATPAIGSSDGGFRINWDDLQPGDAVNNPNPGDLGHVIMFERWLDGRRDGFVGLEHAGGGAPRVKNHSRGALQGTYFAVRHGNVDIRKPYGLIAVKWGEGDNRRIVGEPTNDEFSTNPQGSGRFRDFERGMIIWKQGAPSAVMVHGAIFAHYRENGSETNFGFPLGDEQVEGAGRMQRFEHGVLHWAPERGVWRT from the coding sequence ATGGCAATCCACCTCTCACGACGGTCATTGATCATCGGGGCGACGGCGATCCCGCTCGGGGCCGCGGCCGTCGCAACGTCCTCGACCGCCAACGCCGCAGAGTCTCTGGGACGTGAGGATGTCCTCAACCGTGCGCGGCATCGCATCGCGATGGCCCCGCCGTATGTCTCCAGCAACAGCAGCTTGTCCGAGGGATACCGCACCGACTGCTCAGGATTCGTGGCCTATGCCTGGGCATCAGCCGCCCCTGGAGCTGCCACTCCCGCGATCGGATCGTCCGATGGCGGTTTCCGCATCAACTGGGACGACCTGCAGCCGGGCGATGCAGTCAACAACCCCAACCCCGGCGACCTCGGTCACGTCATCATGTTCGAGCGTTGGCTCGACGGTCGACGCGACGGATTCGTCGGGCTGGAGCACGCTGGCGGCGGTGCGCCGCGAGTGAAGAACCACTCCCGCGGCGCCTTGCAGGGCACCTATTTCGCCGTACGTCACGGCAACGTTGACATCAGGAAGCCGTACGGGCTCATCGCCGTTAAATGGGGCGAGGGTGATAACCGCAGGATCGTGGGCGAACCGACGAACGATGAGTTCAGCACCAACCCGCAGGGCTCCGGCCGGTTCCGCGACTTCGAGCGCGGCATGATCATTTGGAAGCAAGGTGCGCCGAGTGCCGTCATGGTGCACGGTGCGATCTTCGCGCACTACCGCGAGAATGGCTCAGAGACCAACTTTGGTTTCCCGCTTGGCGACGAGCAGGTCGAGGGCGCCGGTCGTATGCAGCGCTTTGAGCACGGTGTCTTGCACTGGGCCCCCGAGCGGGGAGTGTGGCGGACGTGA
- a CDS encoding LGFP repeat-containing protein produces MSTNSPHRSRTRIVTALAAALLSTAVAAPALAAPGPGSTEDTKRSTRVPLTALSPAAMRVPCAIPAEADPAVIRTVHSIGQQRNVSQKVMLAMFEAGWVESHMNNLDCGQETSQGVFQIQTPMHGSPAQVRDVVWATNWFINTALPLEASSPTAGVLAANVERPREDLRYRYQESEGKALQLMDQARQPHGKIGEKYASMGGASGEVGPLVRGEEAARNGGRFQLFANGIISWSPATGAYWIHGQILETYWKTDSEAAWGFPTMDEMAAHAAPDGTTGRYQYFQNALFMWSERTGPQIIHGEILKAFENNGREKALGYPTGGEVAEGNARVQNFQNATIRWTPGGGAIVTKK; encoded by the coding sequence GTGAGTACGAATAGTCCGCACCGCAGCCGTACCCGAATCGTCACCGCCCTGGCGGCCGCGTTGCTCAGCACAGCTGTTGCTGCGCCAGCGCTCGCGGCCCCTGGCCCCGGAAGCACCGAGGACACTAAGCGCTCAACGCGCGTTCCGCTCACTGCGCTGAGCCCCGCCGCCATGCGTGTACCGTGCGCGATCCCGGCCGAGGCCGACCCGGCTGTCATCCGCACGGTGCATTCGATCGGCCAGCAACGCAATGTCTCGCAGAAGGTCATGCTGGCGATGTTCGAGGCGGGCTGGGTGGAGTCGCACATGAACAACCTCGACTGCGGCCAGGAGACGTCGCAGGGGGTCTTCCAAATCCAGACACCCATGCACGGCAGCCCCGCGCAGGTGCGCGACGTGGTGTGGGCGACCAACTGGTTCATCAACACTGCGCTCCCCTTGGAGGCGTCGTCGCCCACTGCTGGTGTCCTCGCGGCCAACGTCGAGCGCCCGCGTGAAGACCTGCGCTACCGCTATCAGGAATCCGAGGGCAAGGCCCTTCAACTGATGGATCAGGCCCGCCAGCCCCACGGCAAGATCGGCGAGAAGTACGCCAGCATGGGCGGAGCATCCGGCGAGGTTGGGCCATTGGTCCGCGGCGAAGAGGCTGCCCGGAACGGTGGGCGCTTCCAGTTGTTCGCCAACGGCATCATCTCGTGGTCGCCTGCCACCGGCGCGTACTGGATTCACGGCCAGATCCTGGAGACCTACTGGAAGACCGATTCCGAAGCGGCCTGGGGCTTCCCGACCATGGATGAGATGGCCGCACACGCTGCGCCGGACGGAACCACAGGGCGCTACCAGTACTTCCAGAACGCCCTGTTTATGTGGAGCGAGAGGACCGGTCCGCAGATCATCCACGGCGAAATCTTGAAGGCGTTCGAAAACAACGGGCGCGAGAAGGCGCTCGGCTATCCGACCGGCGGCGAAGTCGCCGAAGGCAACGCGCGGGTGCAGAACTTCCAGAACGCCACGATCCGATGGACCCCCGGCGGCGGCGCCATCGTCACCAAGAAGTAA
- a CDS encoding helix-turn-helix domain-containing protein — protein MNVSLNATSDRLPELNSVAPQTPAELGRALKRRLRAGTGRRFSVAGLARQIGVAQSSMYAYLSGTTLPPSDVLDDLLIAMRVPPAEHRWFATARDHIAATRRHQHTPAPDKLIPRELPPDLAGFVGRQDDLRRLDDIYLDARAGSPGVAVITGPVGVGKTSVAVKWAHDHRDAFPDGQLFLDLHGFSAMPPVSPEHALASLLRSLGVEEQAIPPGVDERTRRLRTALADRRVLLVLDNAVDATQVRPLLPSGPGVFVIVTSRHELAALQVTPGAHQIEVAPLSPDDCRRLLHSHVPTCATDPRTQEVVERCGGLPLALRIAAARMSSKAPGSWLSLVHELDRTLGRFDPEQTDASDRSTLSSSVHRLTPMAAAAFTRLGRAPLVDVDVAHVQALLDCSRGEAKHVLAELAMSHLLEPCTDDR, from the coding sequence GTGAACGTTTCGCTGAACGCAACATCCGACAGGCTCCCCGAGCTGAACTCGGTGGCGCCTCAGACACCCGCTGAGTTGGGTCGGGCACTCAAACGCAGGCTGCGGGCCGGCACAGGACGCCGGTTCAGCGTCGCGGGATTGGCTCGCCAGATCGGCGTCGCACAGAGCTCGATGTACGCCTACCTCTCGGGTACGACGCTGCCACCGAGCGACGTCCTGGACGATTTGCTGATCGCCATGCGCGTGCCCCCGGCAGAGCATCGCTGGTTTGCCACGGCACGAGACCACATTGCCGCCACTCGGCGGCATCAGCACACCCCGGCTCCCGACAAGCTCATCCCGCGTGAATTGCCTCCTGATCTGGCAGGATTCGTCGGCCGGCAGGACGACCTTCGCCGATTGGATGACATCTATCTCGACGCACGGGCCGGTTCGCCTGGCGTCGCGGTTATCACTGGCCCGGTCGGCGTCGGGAAGACGTCGGTGGCGGTGAAGTGGGCACATGACCATCGCGACGCATTCCCGGATGGGCAGCTCTTCCTCGATCTGCACGGCTTCTCGGCGATGCCGCCGGTCTCCCCCGAGCACGCCCTCGCGTCACTACTGCGCAGTCTTGGCGTAGAGGAGCAGGCCATACCGCCTGGGGTCGATGAGCGGACTCGACGGCTGCGTACTGCTCTCGCAGACAGACGAGTCTTGCTCGTGCTGGACAACGCCGTCGACGCCACGCAGGTGCGCCCCCTGCTGCCGAGTGGCCCCGGAGTCTTCGTCATCGTGACCAGTCGTCATGAGCTTGCCGCCTTGCAGGTCACGCCCGGCGCCCACCAGATCGAGGTCGCCCCACTCTCTCCAGATGACTGTCGTCGCTTGCTGCACAGTCATGTGCCGACGTGCGCAACCGACCCGCGAACCCAGGAAGTAGTCGAACGTTGCGGCGGACTTCCCCTCGCGCTGCGCATCGCGGCTGCTCGCATGTCCAGCAAGGCACCCGGCTCCTGGTTGAGCCTGGTCCACGAGCTCGATCGCACCCTCGGCCGCTTCGATCCGGAGCAGACGGACGCCTCGGACCGCTCGACGTTGTCCTCGTCGGTCCATCGCCTCACCCCCATGGCGGCTGCCGCCTTCACACGCCTCGGACGGGCCCCGCTCGTCGATGTCGACGTGGCGCACGTGCAGGCGCTATTGGATTGCAGCCGCGGCGAGGCAAAGCACGTTCTCGCCGAACTCGCGATGAGTCACCTGCTTGAGCCGTGCACGGACGACCGTTGA